The following coding sequences are from one Macaca mulatta isolate MMU2019108-1 chromosome 7, T2T-MMU8v2.0, whole genome shotgun sequence window:
- the ASB2 gene encoding ankyrin repeat and SOCS box protein 2 isoform X1 has translation MATQISTRGSQCTIGQEEYSLYSSLSEEELVQMAIEQSLADKTRGPTTAEATVSACANRQPAHFYPWTRSTAPPESSPAWAPMGLFQGVMQKYSSSLFQTSQLAPVDPLIKAIKNGDEEALKTMIKEGKNLAEPNKEGWLPLHEAAYYGQLGCLKVLQRAYPGTIDQRTLQEETAVYLATCRGHLDCLLSLLQAGAEPDISNKSRETPLYKACERKNAEAVKILVQHNADTNHRCNRGWTALHESVSRNDLEVMEILVNGGAKVESKNAYGITPLFVAAQSGQLEALRFLAKYGADINTQASDSASALYEACKNEHEEVVEFLLLQGADANKTNKDGLLPLHIASKKGNYRIVQMLLPVTSRTRVRRSGVSPLHLAAERNNDAVLEALLSARFDVNAPLAPERARLYEDRRSSALYFAVVNNNVYATELLLEHGADPNRDVISPLLVAIRHGCLRTMQLLLDHGANIDAYIATHPTAFPATIMFAMKCLSLLKFLMDLGCDGEPCFSCLYGNGPHPPAPQPSSRFNDAPVSDKEPSVVQFCEFVSAPEVSRWAGPIIDVLLDYVGNVQLCSRLKEHIDSFEDWAVIKEKAEPPRPLAHLCRLRVRKAIGKYRIKLLDTLPLPGRLIRYLKYENTQ, from the exons ATGGCCACGCAGATCAGCACTCGGGGCAGCCAGTGTACCATTGGGCAGGAGGAGTACAGCCTGTACAGCAGCCTGAGCGAGGAGGAACTGGTGCAGATGGCCATCGAGCAGAGCCTAGCGGACAAGACAAGGGGTCCAACCACTGCTGAGGCCACCGTGTCTGCATGTGCCAACCGCCAACCTGCCCATTTCTACCCATGGACCAG GTCCACTGCACCTCCTGAGAGCTCGCCGGCCTGGGCCCCGATGGGCTTGTTCCAAGGGGTCATGCAGAAATACAGCAGCAGCTTGTTCCAGACCTCCCAGTTGGC GCCTGTGGATCCCTTGATAAAGGCCATCAAGAATGGCGATGAAGAGGCCTTGAAGACCATGATCAAGGAAGGGAAGAATCTCGCAGAGCCCAACAAGGAGGGCTGGCTACCGCTGCACGAGGCCGCGTACTATGGCCAGCTAGGCTGCCTGAAGGTCCTGCAGCGAG CGTACCCAGGGACCATCGACCAGCGCACCCTGCAGGAGGAAACAGCCGTTTACTTGGCAACGTGCAGGGGCCACCTGGACTGTCTCCTGTCACTTCTCCAGGCAGGAGCAGAGCCGGACATCTCTAACAAATCCCGAGAGACACCGCTCTACAAAG CCTGTGAGCGCAAGAACGCGGAGGCAGTGAAGATTCTGGTGCAGCACAACGCAGACACCAACCACCGCTGCAACCGCGGCTGGACCGCTCTGCATGAGTCTGTGTCTCGCAATGACCTAGAGGTCATGGAGATCCTGGTGAACGGAGGAGCCAAGGTGGAATCCAAGAATGCCTACGGCATCACCCCCTTGTTCGTGGCTGCCCAGAGTGGGCAGCTGGAGGCCCTAAGGTTCTTAGCCAAGTACG GTGCTGACATCAACACACAGGCCAGCGACAGCGCGTCTGCCCTCTACGAGGCCTGCAAGAACGAGCATGAGGAGGTGGTGGAGTTTCTGCTGTTACAGGGTGCCGACGCCAACAAGACCAACAAGGACGGCTTGCTCCCACTGCACATCGCCTCCAAGAAGGGCAACTACAG GATCGTGCAGATGCTGCTGCCGGTGACCAGTCGCACGCGCGTACGCCGTAGCGGCGTCAGTCCGCTGCACCTGGCGGCCGAGCGCAACAACGACGCGGTGCTGGAGGCGCTGCTGAGCGCCCGCTTCGACGTGAACGCGCCGCTGGCGCCCGAGCGCGCGCGCCTCTACGAGGACCGGCGCAGCTCCGCCCTGTACTTCGCCGTGGTCAACAACAACGTGTACGCCACCGAGCTGCTGCTGGAACACGGCGCCGACCCCAACCGTGACGTCATCAGCCCCCTGCTCGTGGCCATCCGCCACGGCTGCCTGCGCACCATGCAGCTGCTGCTAGACCACGGCGCGAACATCGACGCCTATATCGCCACGCATCCCACCGCCTTCCCCGCCACCATCATGTTCGCCATGAAGTGCCTGTCGCTGCTCAAGTTCCTCATGGACCTGGGCTGCGACGGCGAGCCCTGCTTCTCATGCCTCTACGGCAATGGCCCGCACCCGCCGGCGCCGCAGCCCTCCAGCAGGTTCAACGATGCGCCCGTGTCCGACAAGGAGCCCAGCGTGGTGCAG ttctgtgaGTTCGTATCTGCCCCGGAGGTGAGCCGCTGGGCAGGGCCCATCATTGATGTCCTCCTGGACTATGTGGGCAATGTGCAGCTCTGCTCGCGGCTGAAGGAGCACATCGACAGCTTTGAGGACTGGGCCGTCATCAAGGAGAAGGCAG
- the ASB2 gene encoding ankyrin repeat and SOCS box protein 2 isoform X2 encodes MGLFQGVMQKYSSSLFQTSQLAPVDPLIKAIKNGDEEALKTMIKEGKNLAEPNKEGWLPLHEAAYYGQLGCLKVLQRAYPGTIDQRTLQEETAVYLATCRGHLDCLLSLLQAGAEPDISNKSRETPLYKACERKNAEAVKILVQHNADTNHRCNRGWTALHESVSRNDLEVMEILVNGGAKVESKNAYGITPLFVAAQSGQLEALRFLAKYGADINTQASDSASALYEACKNEHEEVVEFLLLQGADANKTNKDGLLPLHIASKKGNYRIVQMLLPVTSRTRVRRSGVSPLHLAAERNNDAVLEALLSARFDVNAPLAPERARLYEDRRSSALYFAVVNNNVYATELLLEHGADPNRDVISPLLVAIRHGCLRTMQLLLDHGANIDAYIATHPTAFPATIMFAMKCLSLLKFLMDLGCDGEPCFSCLYGNGPHPPAPQPSSRFNDAPVSDKEPSVVQFCEFVSAPEVSRWAGPIIDVLLDYVGNVQLCSRLKEHIDSFEDWAVIKEKAEPPRPLAHLCRLRVRKAIGKYRIKLLDTLPLPGRLIRYLKYENTQ; translated from the exons ATGGGCTTGTTCCAAGGGGTCATGCAGAAATACAGCAGCAGCTTGTTCCAGACCTCCCAGTTGGC GCCTGTGGATCCCTTGATAAAGGCCATCAAGAATGGCGATGAAGAGGCCTTGAAGACCATGATCAAGGAAGGGAAGAATCTCGCAGAGCCCAACAAGGAGGGCTGGCTACCGCTGCACGAGGCCGCGTACTATGGCCAGCTAGGCTGCCTGAAGGTCCTGCAGCGAG CGTACCCAGGGACCATCGACCAGCGCACCCTGCAGGAGGAAACAGCCGTTTACTTGGCAACGTGCAGGGGCCACCTGGACTGTCTCCTGTCACTTCTCCAGGCAGGAGCAGAGCCGGACATCTCTAACAAATCCCGAGAGACACCGCTCTACAAAG CCTGTGAGCGCAAGAACGCGGAGGCAGTGAAGATTCTGGTGCAGCACAACGCAGACACCAACCACCGCTGCAACCGCGGCTGGACCGCTCTGCATGAGTCTGTGTCTCGCAATGACCTAGAGGTCATGGAGATCCTGGTGAACGGAGGAGCCAAGGTGGAATCCAAGAATGCCTACGGCATCACCCCCTTGTTCGTGGCTGCCCAGAGTGGGCAGCTGGAGGCCCTAAGGTTCTTAGCCAAGTACG GTGCTGACATCAACACACAGGCCAGCGACAGCGCGTCTGCCCTCTACGAGGCCTGCAAGAACGAGCATGAGGAGGTGGTGGAGTTTCTGCTGTTACAGGGTGCCGACGCCAACAAGACCAACAAGGACGGCTTGCTCCCACTGCACATCGCCTCCAAGAAGGGCAACTACAG GATCGTGCAGATGCTGCTGCCGGTGACCAGTCGCACGCGCGTACGCCGTAGCGGCGTCAGTCCGCTGCACCTGGCGGCCGAGCGCAACAACGACGCGGTGCTGGAGGCGCTGCTGAGCGCCCGCTTCGACGTGAACGCGCCGCTGGCGCCCGAGCGCGCGCGCCTCTACGAGGACCGGCGCAGCTCCGCCCTGTACTTCGCCGTGGTCAACAACAACGTGTACGCCACCGAGCTGCTGCTGGAACACGGCGCCGACCCCAACCGTGACGTCATCAGCCCCCTGCTCGTGGCCATCCGCCACGGCTGCCTGCGCACCATGCAGCTGCTGCTAGACCACGGCGCGAACATCGACGCCTATATCGCCACGCATCCCACCGCCTTCCCCGCCACCATCATGTTCGCCATGAAGTGCCTGTCGCTGCTCAAGTTCCTCATGGACCTGGGCTGCGACGGCGAGCCCTGCTTCTCATGCCTCTACGGCAATGGCCCGCACCCGCCGGCGCCGCAGCCCTCCAGCAGGTTCAACGATGCGCCCGTGTCCGACAAGGAGCCCAGCGTGGTGCAG ttctgtgaGTTCGTATCTGCCCCGGAGGTGAGCCGCTGGGCAGGGCCCATCATTGATGTCCTCCTGGACTATGTGGGCAATGTGCAGCTCTGCTCGCGGCTGAAGGAGCACATCGACAGCTTTGAGGACTGGGCCGTCATCAAGGAGAAGGCAG